In Bryobacteraceae bacterium, the following proteins share a genomic window:
- a CDS encoding cupin domain-containing protein → MLLTAFLLLAAVDPTFLKTSAASVEPTSGDLSAAGVEYRPLFQKGRIVRGVTRFAEVTVAPGAATPVVNYPRDEEIYYVTAGSGEVVYAGRKHALRKDDFLYLPPTVAHGLANGGDNPLKVLVMTYPIPAAAPISTPDSLQIANSNDVKKQVVGNHPPSTLYQLLIGDRKSTRDRIAAAHVVTSLFVMEFAPGGTNTPHHHDREEEIYILLDGEGEMVAGGGLDGVEGRHPAKPGDAYFIRLNATVGFYNRETQNAPKARILAVRSLYPFAR, encoded by the coding sequence ATGTTACTGACTGCATTCCTGCTGCTGGCCGCCGTGGATCCGACTTTCCTCAAGACCAGCGCCGCCTCGGTGGAACCCACGTCCGGCGATCTCTCAGCCGCCGGCGTGGAATACCGGCCGCTGTTTCAGAAAGGGCGCATCGTACGCGGCGTGACGCGCTTCGCCGAAGTGACGGTAGCTCCCGGCGCGGCGACGCCGGTGGTCAACTATCCGCGCGACGAGGAGATCTACTACGTCACCGCAGGCTCCGGCGAAGTGGTCTACGCGGGACGGAAGCACGCCTTGCGCAAGGACGATTTCCTCTACCTTCCGCCGACGGTGGCGCATGGCTTGGCCAATGGGGGCGACAATCCGCTCAAGGTGCTGGTGATGACGTATCCGATTCCCGCGGCGGCGCCGATTTCGACGCCCGACAGCCTGCAGATCGCCAACTCCAACGACGTGAAGAAGCAAGTGGTGGGTAATCATCCGCCTTCGACGCTCTATCAATTGCTGATCGGGGACCGGAAAAGCACCCGGGACCGGATTGCGGCGGCGCACGTAGTGACCAGCCTCTTCGTGATGGAGTTCGCGCCCGGAGGAACGAACACACCGCACCATCATGACCGGGAAGAGGAGATCTACATCCTGCTCGACGGGGAAGGCGAGATGGTGGCTGGCGGCGGACTCGACGGCGTGGAGGGCCGGCATCCGGCCAAGCCGGGCGATGCGTACTTCATCCGGCTGAACGCGACGGTGGGCTTTTACAATCGGGAGACGCAGAACGCGCCGAAGGCGCGGATTCTCGCGGTCCGGTCACTCTATCCTTTCGCCCGGTAG
- a CDS encoding PQQ-binding-like beta-propeller repeat protein, whose product MKAAVLFALAAAQAIAPALEAAGWPSFRGENASGVGGGHIPAALAREAARWRTPLPPGTSSPVLAGDRIYVTGAEGDQLLTLALDGKTGRILWRRSIERGRAETLHKLNSPASPTPATDGRDVYVFFGDYGLASYGPDGEERWRMPLGPFENLHGMAASPVLSGGRLFVAIDQDTASYLLALDKGTGKVLWKTPRPAVVHGFSTPLIYTSPKGDEQVVVPGSYLLTAYSAATGEERWSARGLSWQIKTTGIVDGGAIYVTGWAPGADPGQNRPLPPFEQVLAEIDADKDGKLAPGEINPSPYKHSGSWRAIDLNADEFIDAREFGFYRARRSARNATLAVRPGDARGDITATHVLWTNDRFVPQVSSPLLYKGVLYTIKDGGILTSIDPATGAIHKTARIPGAIDAYYSSPVAAGERILVASEHGKVSTIKPGAQWEAEAVTDFEEDIYATPAIGPKTLYLRSAAALYAFGE is encoded by the coding sequence ATGAAGGCCGCCGTCCTGTTTGCTCTCGCCGCCGCGCAGGCGATCGCCCCAGCGCTCGAGGCGGCCGGCTGGCCGTCGTTTCGCGGAGAGAACGCGTCCGGCGTCGGCGGTGGCCACATACCAGCCGCGTTGGCGCGCGAAGCCGCCCGCTGGCGAACTCCGCTCCCGCCGGGCACATCGTCACCGGTGCTGGCCGGCGATCGCATCTACGTTACCGGAGCGGAAGGCGACCAACTTCTGACCCTCGCCCTCGACGGGAAGACGGGCAGAATCCTGTGGCGGCGCTCCATTGAGCGCGGCCGCGCCGAGACGCTGCACAAGCTCAACAGCCCGGCCTCGCCGACGCCGGCCACCGACGGGCGCGATGTCTACGTCTTCTTTGGGGACTACGGATTGGCCTCCTACGGTCCGGACGGCGAGGAGCGCTGGCGGATGCCGCTCGGTCCCTTCGAGAACCTTCACGGAATGGCGGCATCGCCGGTTTTGTCCGGCGGGCGGTTGTTTGTGGCGATTGACCAGGACACGGCGTCGTACCTCCTGGCTCTCGACAAAGGGACTGGGAAGGTGCTTTGGAAGACGCCGCGGCCAGCCGTGGTTCACGGATTTTCCACTCCATTGATCTACACGTCGCCCAAGGGCGACGAGCAGGTGGTTGTGCCCGGATCCTACTTACTTACTGCTTACTCGGCGGCTACCGGCGAGGAGCGCTGGAGCGCACGCGGACTGAGCTGGCAGATCAAGACCACGGGCATCGTCGACGGCGGTGCGATCTACGTGACCGGCTGGGCTCCGGGCGCCGACCCGGGCCAGAACCGGCCGCTGCCTCCGTTCGAGCAAGTGCTCGCCGAGATCGACGCCGATAAAGACGGCAAGCTCGCGCCCGGCGAGATCAATCCATCGCCGTACAAGCATTCGGGAAGCTGGCGGGCGATCGACCTGAACGCGGATGAGTTTATCGACGCCCGCGAGTTCGGCTTCTATCGCGCGCGGCGTTCGGCGCGCAACGCCACGCTCGCGGTCCGCCCCGGCGATGCGCGCGGCGACATCACCGCCACGCATGTACTGTGGACGAACGACCGATTCGTGCCGCAGGTCTCTTCGCCGCTCTTGTATAAAGGCGTCCTGTACACGATCAAGGACGGGGGGATCCTGACGTCGATCGATCCGGCGACGGGCGCCATCCACAAGACGGCGCGCATTCCCGGCGCCATCGATGCCTACTACTCGTCGCCGGTGGCCGCGGGCGAGCGGATCCTGGTGGCGAGCGAGCACGGCAAGGTTTCGACGATCAAACCGGGGGCACAATGGGAGGCGGAAGCCGTTACCGATTTCGAAGAGGACATTTATGCCACACCCGCGATCGGACCGAAAACCCTGTACCTGCGCAGCGCCGCGGCGCTCTACGCATTTGGAGAATAA
- a CDS encoding transglutaminase-like domain-containing protein, whose translation MVFYSTVDELRQFLRPSNSSIPLDIAALWVAAVEYPDLTEESRRAPFLELLDSHARELGEITAGCSDGEAWVRTANSYLFENLGFAGNQDDYYAAANSCLNDVLMTRTGLPITLAVVFMEIARRLGKRADGIGLPGHFVVLFEDGDYRTFVDCFHGGRLLDAGDCHALALEVAGVDITHNPGALEPIPPRNIVFRMLHNLRNAYHRASQPAKAVRVLDLLIEAEPAAATLVRERGDVLAHLGRHAAALADWERYLKLVPNAPDAAAVRHRADAVRRSLRSLN comes from the coding sequence TTGGTATTCTACAGCACAGTGGACGAATTGCGGCAGTTCCTGCGACCCTCCAATTCATCGATTCCGCTGGATATAGCGGCGTTGTGGGTGGCGGCGGTCGAGTACCCGGACTTAACCGAGGAGTCCCGGCGCGCCCCGTTTCTCGAACTCCTGGACTCCCACGCGCGCGAACTCGGCGAGATCACCGCCGGTTGCTCCGACGGCGAAGCGTGGGTGCGTACCGCGAATTCATACCTTTTCGAGAATCTCGGCTTCGCGGGCAACCAGGATGATTACTACGCGGCGGCTAACAGTTGCCTCAACGACGTCCTGATGACGCGCACCGGGCTGCCGATTACACTGGCCGTGGTGTTCATGGAAATCGCGCGGCGGCTGGGCAAGCGCGCCGACGGGATCGGGCTACCCGGGCATTTCGTGGTGCTTTTTGAGGATGGGGACTACCGGACGTTTGTCGATTGCTTTCACGGCGGGCGCCTGCTCGACGCCGGCGACTGCCACGCGCTGGCGCTCGAGGTGGCCGGCGTCGACATCACGCACAACCCGGGCGCGCTCGAACCGATCCCGCCGCGGAACATCGTATTTCGCATGCTGCACAACCTGCGCAACGCCTACCATCGCGCATCGCAGCCGGCCAAGGCGGTGCGGGTGCTGGACCTGCTGATCGAAGCCGAGCCGGCGGCGGCGACGCTGGTGCGCGAGCGCGGCGACGTGCTGGCGCATTTGGGGCGTCACGCGGCGGCGCTGGCGGATTGGGAACGATACCTAAAGCTCGTGCCGAACGCGCCGGACGCGGCGGCGGTGCGGCATCGCGCGGACGCGGTGCGGCGGTCTCTGCGGTCGTTGAACTGA
- a CDS encoding VCBS repeat-containing protein, translating to MRSVCRLAGALAALCASLLAQPVTFKRSTIHESGSERLRSGTILAGEAGKPNRLLLWGDGIRVVPLPKGKAEAFDVSAPLGPGGCVTDVNLDGQTDIIAYEPPRVTPSSKPPTGLPTLGDMVWYEAPAWKRHVIDSGVQFRDCLATLVFGKRGILTIHRFSQIRFYEVPERPNGDPWPYKEIYSIYTPSDQGGLLRADVDGDGQTDILAGNYWLQSPQAPEGSWRLFAINKWWEKRRSAMLRLAMAKPSDTPFPILFAAEAEASPARLAWFERPADPTQFWNQTALDTLPPLARPSAILTADLNGDLRPDLVVAENNGSKSRLLVFWGLGSGSYQGTQVDVMTGVTGLWAQDLDADGDLDLLGISRNRVYSWENLRRK from the coding sequence GTGCGGAGCGTCTGCCGGCTGGCAGGTGCTCTAGCGGCCCTTTGTGCGTCTCTGCTGGCGCAGCCGGTGACGTTCAAACGCTCCACGATCCATGAGTCCGGCAGCGAACGGCTCCGTTCCGGAACCATCCTCGCCGGTGAGGCCGGCAAGCCCAACCGCCTGCTTCTTTGGGGCGACGGCATCCGTGTGGTTCCGCTGCCGAAAGGCAAGGCGGAGGCGTTCGATGTCTCCGCGCCGCTCGGCCCGGGCGGCTGCGTCACCGACGTCAACCTCGACGGGCAAACCGACATCATCGCCTACGAACCGCCGCGCGTCACTCCCTCCTCCAAGCCTCCCACCGGACTCCCGACCCTCGGCGACATGGTCTGGTACGAGGCTCCCGCCTGGAAGCGCCACGTCATCGACAGCGGCGTTCAATTCCGAGACTGCCTGGCGACCCTCGTCTTCGGCAAACGCGGCATTCTCACCATCCACCGGTTTTCCCAGATTCGTTTCTACGAAGTCCCCGAAAGACCCAACGGCGACCCCTGGCCGTACAAGGAAATCTATTCGATCTACACCCCGTCGGACCAGGGCGGACTGCTCCGCGCCGACGTCGATGGCGACGGCCAAACCGATATCCTCGCCGGAAACTATTGGCTCCAATCGCCGCAAGCGCCCGAAGGATCGTGGCGCTTGTTCGCCATCAACAAGTGGTGGGAGAAGCGGCGGTCCGCCATGCTGCGCCTGGCCATGGCCAAGCCCAGCGATACGCCTTTCCCGATCCTGTTCGCCGCCGAGGCTGAGGCCAGCCCGGCCCGCCTCGCCTGGTTCGAGCGCCCCGCCGACCCGACCCAGTTCTGGAATCAAACCGCGCTCGACACCCTCCCTCCACTCGCCCGGCCCTCCGCCATCCTCACCGCCGATCTCAACGGCGATCTCCGTCCGGACCTCGTGGTGGCCGAAAACAACGGCTCCAAATCGCGGCTGCTCGTCTTCTGGGGACTCGGCTCCGGATCGTATCAGGGCACCCAGGTCGATGTCATGACCGGCGTCACCGGCCTATGGGCCCAGGACCTCGACGCCGACGGCGACCTCGACCTCCTCGGCATTTCCCGAAACCGCGTCTACTCATGGGAGAACCTCCGAAGGAAGTAG
- a CDS encoding cytochrome c, translating into MKKGTEHYTMKMIYRMLGIAAVASAALLAADSGAGKSLYATKCKACHGADGKGNPGIAKAMKVELRPLGSKEVLAKSDADLAKAITDGTGKMKAVKGVTAAQAGDIVAFVRSLK; encoded by the coding sequence ATGAAAAAAGGGACGGAACACTACACCATGAAGATGATCTATCGAATGCTAGGAATTGCGGCGGTCGCTTCGGCCGCGCTGCTCGCGGCGGACTCCGGGGCCGGCAAGTCTCTCTACGCGACGAAGTGCAAAGCTTGTCACGGGGCGGACGGCAAGGGTAATCCGGGCATCGCCAAGGCCATGAAGGTCGAGTTGCGGCCGCTGGGGTCGAAGGAAGTCCTGGCCAAGTCCGATGCGGACCTCGCGAAGGCGATCACGGACGGCACCGGCAAGATGAAAGCGGTGAAGGGCGTTACAGCCGCCCAGGCCGGGGACATCGTTGCGTTCGTGCGCTCGCTGAAGTAG
- a CDS encoding phage tail sheath subtilisin-like domain-containing protein, producing the protein MPEMVLPGVYIEVRAEGLITPGRVTVGNIGIVGTANKGPVGTPVLLSTATQAREIFGSYDAFVDGTRSELSLVRALELAYDNGASTVFAVRIAQGTPQAAKFSVASAGGVCAVLTAKSPGSWANDLGVNVAPAEEGAFIAEETLPGAATVNLSRKPIAKVGRNRIRVRIDATGLVKEFNITYGAAGTPPVGSVLIDDATGAVTFEATEAPVAADTVIAAYEVPQASSAKVTIKLQNTEEVYTVADGAHLVAQANANSALVDGANGPQSAEVPAQTAVAGQFDLFGKGTDAPGSNGESATDADAKKGLEPLLNEPVHIVVAAGMDDTQIADELKAHCEVASTDKMKADRIAVVGSRPKAMFDEIRNHKVDSERVVFVAPGFKTTDAVSGREITLPGSYTAAVIAGMLSANPAHVSLTNKPLSVAALESRFTQPELEQLVLNRVLAVEEPRGRGIRVVKAITSSTNTAFHQITTRRIVDFAKYGVRSAASPYIGRLNNERVRAALQSTIQSFLQEMLDDEMVVKFGVEVTATRADEIKGIANVTIELQPTFSIDFIRVTMFLS; encoded by the coding sequence ATGCCGGAAATGGTTTTGCCAGGCGTATATATCGAGGTTCGCGCGGAGGGGTTGATCACACCCGGCCGCGTCACCGTCGGAAACATCGGAATCGTCGGAACAGCGAACAAAGGGCCCGTCGGGACACCTGTGCTGCTCAGCACGGCCACCCAGGCGCGGGAGATCTTCGGATCCTATGACGCCTTCGTCGACGGAACCCGGAGCGAGTTGTCGCTGGTGCGCGCCCTCGAGCTGGCCTACGACAACGGCGCGAGCACGGTGTTCGCCGTCCGCATCGCACAGGGCACGCCGCAGGCGGCGAAGTTCAGCGTCGCGAGCGCGGGAGGCGTATGCGCCGTGCTCACCGCGAAGTCGCCTGGCTCCTGGGCGAACGACCTCGGCGTGAACGTGGCGCCCGCCGAAGAAGGAGCGTTCATCGCCGAAGAAACCCTCCCGGGCGCCGCCACCGTCAACCTCAGCCGGAAGCCCATCGCCAAAGTCGGCCGCAACCGCATCCGCGTCCGCATCGACGCCACCGGGCTGGTGAAGGAGTTCAACATCACCTATGGCGCGGCGGGAACGCCGCCCGTCGGCAGCGTGTTGATCGACGACGCCACCGGCGCGGTTACCTTCGAAGCCACTGAGGCGCCCGTGGCCGCCGACACCGTCATCGCCGCCTACGAAGTTCCGCAAGCCAGCAGCGCTAAGGTCACGATCAAACTGCAAAACACCGAAGAGGTGTACACCGTGGCCGACGGCGCTCACCTCGTTGCGCAGGCGAACGCGAACTCCGCGCTCGTGGACGGCGCCAACGGACCGCAATCGGCCGAGGTCCCCGCGCAGACCGCCGTCGCCGGGCAGTTCGATCTCTTCGGCAAGGGAACCGACGCCCCCGGCAGCAACGGCGAATCGGCCACCGATGCAGACGCCAAGAAGGGGCTCGAGCCGCTGCTGAACGAGCCCGTGCACATCGTCGTCGCCGCCGGAATGGACGACACCCAGATCGCCGACGAGTTGAAGGCGCACTGCGAAGTCGCCTCCACCGACAAGATGAAAGCGGACCGCATCGCCGTGGTGGGCAGCCGCCCGAAAGCGATGTTCGACGAGATCCGCAACCACAAGGTGGATAGCGAGCGCGTGGTCTTCGTCGCGCCGGGATTCAAAACCACCGACGCTGTTTCCGGCCGCGAGATCACCCTCCCCGGCTCCTACACGGCCGCCGTGATCGCCGGCATGCTCAGCGCGAATCCGGCCCACGTCAGCCTCACCAACAAGCCGCTCTCGGTGGCAGCGCTCGAATCGCGCTTCACCCAGCCCGAACTCGAGCAACTGGTGCTGAACCGCGTGCTCGCCGTCGAAGAGCCCCGCGGCCGCGGCATCCGCGTGGTGAAGGCGATCACCTCCTCCACCAACACCGCTTTCCACCAGATCACCACCCGCCGCATCGTCGACTTCGCCAAGTACGGCGTCCGTTCCGCGGCCAGCCCCTACATAGGCCGGCTGAACAACGAGCGTGTCCGCGCGGCGCTCCAATCCACCATTCAGAGCTTCCTCCAGGAAATGCTCGACGACGAAATGGTGGTGAAGTTCGGCGTCGAGGTGACCGCCACCCGGGCCGACGAGATCAAGGGCATCGCCAACGTCACCATCGAGCTGCAGCCCACCTTCAGCATCGACTTCATCCGCGTCACGATGTTCCTGTCTTAA
- a CDS encoding peptidoglycan-binding protein produces the protein MANRPMLDDLELELVQKIDSGHDQVLHQTSVPGLDGDFLASEGRRATRFTLTGVVVGEEAADDLKALREKFAVADPVPFLSDIATATRVENVLIEEMGVREIAGRPRRFEYSFALREYQPPEAPPIEPIVPPPPVTLETGVEVLVRVIDDPSFSAWDSVAVTFRGTTDDGDDLSGALTEHEENLWTQIPMTPGRYTFEAITHVPEELTGSTTAPVIEFVRDNHVEILLRRGAQVGSSYMIHYSFDRAFVEPCIRGVLRDVAGRASSGPPDEKLVIVGHTDKSGSEDYNQGLSERRARGAFAYLTYGRNPAESVAEWNRLRRTGADLLADDWGATQYQHMLQALNYYHGRIDGDHGPMTTDAVRRFQADNGLAVTGFLNEETWPVLIDRYMAQDRLSVNTAKFFEKCPGEELSWIGCGEFDPADPAHAQAWRPNRRTELIFATAAELPCDQIPRPVTLDIPPDPAGPRGWCLNAAGNGPRCCFLKRTDDESPRILVDPVHKPGAAVTVHMEFGDGSPAVGIEYVLIAPDGTFMDGENETNSPRGVPRPGFTGANGNHAYNKQSGAFGIWTVEIQASVLARLREDPPGSEKGPVVCKRLEGDGTIDIILSPRIESLQFVDANNVDTEIERVVFGQPFRLRADIPGETRDEITVELSSYLIRR, from the coding sequence ATGGCGAACCGACCCATGCTCGACGATCTGGAACTGGAACTCGTCCAGAAGATCGACTCCGGGCACGACCAAGTGCTCCACCAGACCAGCGTCCCTGGGCTCGACGGGGACTTCCTGGCGAGCGAGGGGCGGCGCGCCACGCGATTCACGCTCACCGGCGTGGTGGTTGGCGAAGAGGCCGCCGACGACCTGAAGGCCCTGCGCGAAAAGTTCGCCGTCGCCGATCCGGTCCCGTTTCTCTCCGATATCGCCACCGCCACGCGCGTCGAAAACGTGCTGATCGAAGAGATGGGCGTCCGCGAGATCGCCGGACGGCCGCGCCGGTTCGAATACTCGTTCGCCCTCCGCGAGTACCAGCCGCCGGAGGCGCCGCCTATTGAGCCCATCGTGCCCCCGCCCCCGGTGACCCTCGAAACCGGCGTCGAGGTGCTCGTCCGCGTCATCGACGACCCGAGCTTCAGCGCCTGGGACAGCGTCGCCGTGACGTTTCGGGGAACCACCGACGACGGTGATGACCTCAGCGGCGCGCTCACCGAACACGAAGAGAACCTCTGGACCCAGATCCCGATGACGCCGGGCCGATACACGTTCGAGGCGATCACCCACGTCCCGGAGGAACTCACCGGCTCCACCACCGCCCCCGTCATCGAGTTCGTCCGCGACAACCACGTGGAGATCCTGCTGCGCCGCGGCGCGCAGGTGGGCAGCTCCTACATGATCCACTACAGCTTTGACCGCGCGTTTGTCGAGCCGTGCATCCGCGGCGTGCTCCGCGACGTTGCCGGCCGCGCCTCCAGCGGGCCCCCGGACGAAAAGCTCGTGATCGTCGGCCACACCGACAAGAGCGGCAGCGAAGACTACAACCAGGGCCTCTCCGAACGCCGCGCCCGCGGAGCCTTCGCGTATCTCACCTACGGGCGCAACCCGGCCGAATCCGTGGCCGAATGGAACCGCCTCCGCCGCACCGGCGCCGATCTTCTCGCCGACGACTGGGGCGCCACCCAGTATCAGCACATGCTGCAGGCGCTCAACTACTACCACGGGCGCATCGACGGCGACCACGGTCCGATGACCACCGACGCCGTGCGCCGCTTCCAGGCCGACAACGGCCTCGCCGTCACCGGCTTCCTCAACGAAGAGACCTGGCCCGTGTTGATCGATCGCTACATGGCGCAGGACCGGCTTTCGGTGAACACGGCGAAGTTCTTCGAAAAGTGCCCCGGCGAGGAGTTGAGCTGGATCGGCTGCGGCGAGTTCGACCCCGCTGACCCGGCCCATGCGCAGGCTTGGCGCCCGAACCGGCGAACGGAACTCATCTTCGCCACCGCCGCCGAACTGCCCTGCGACCAGATCCCGCGCCCCGTCACGCTCGACATTCCGCCGGACCCGGCCGGTCCTCGCGGCTGGTGCCTGAATGCCGCCGGAAACGGCCCCCGCTGCTGCTTCCTCAAACGCACCGACGACGAATCGCCGCGCATCCTCGTCGACCCTGTGCACAAGCCGGGCGCGGCGGTGACCGTACACATGGAGTTCGGCGACGGCTCGCCCGCGGTGGGAATCGAGTACGTGCTGATCGCGCCGGACGGTACTTTCATGGACGGCGAGAACGAAACCAACTCGCCGCGAGGCGTGCCGCGGCCCGGATTCACCGGCGCGAACGGCAATCACGCCTACAACAAGCAATCCGGCGCGTTCGGCATTTGGACCGTCGAGATCCAGGCGAGCGTGCTCGCGCGCCTCCGGGAAGACCCGCCGGGCAGCGAAAAGGGTCCGGTGGTCTGCAAGCGGCTCGAAGGCGACGGAACCATCGACATCATTCTCAGCCCGCGCATCGAGTCGCTCCAGTTCGTCGACGCCAATAACGTCGACACCGAAATCGAACGCGTCGTGTTCGGCCAGCCATTCCGGCTCCGGGCCGACATCCCCGGCGAAACGCGGGACGAAATCACGGTCGAGTTGAGCAGCTATCTGATCAGGCGATAA
- a CDS encoding S8 family serine peptidase has translation MAEEDFYYGESGERIELRPSTRSMLVAYRAAAPERDRAALTRGDERLEGIAESPEVARRNAVVYRRSERAAAAMEAFSNRLRSSGGVRYVAPVYYRGAQPVLVTDEFIAEFKPEVTPAQRDSLHAAQGVTVVQPLAVAPNTFLLRVNQPGPRGSLNVANAYFESGLVRYAQPNLIKTHTRRAAPNDPFFPQQWHLTRIQAEQAWDITRGDPSVVIAVIDDGLDIDHEDIARPGKIVSPLDIIGGDNDPRPAPGDGHGTSVAGVAAANSENSVGVSGIAPECSLMPIRLITGAAITDAQEASAFDHAVTNGAAVISNSWGPTDGGGAAPLPAVVGRAFDRALANGRGGLGTVILFASGNGNESISAAATLDGYSSDNRVIAVAAVHDQNQRSGYSDFGIDVDVCAPSDGTSAVPIFWITQNGMPPDGSTLGITTIDLTGADGFNPPPAGLDPEPIADPNYTGLFGGTSSACPLAAGVVALMLTIAPDLTRDQVQFILEATSDKVDFANTDPVGSYQPNGHSQFYGFGRVNAFNAVRCSRSLVSQRDFVEAIPVTLRRVPGTDRFVSDVTIETIDARRRQPATPATLFIRGGADGFLRAEAQGAVDEVEVD, from the coding sequence ATGGCGGAAGAAGATTTCTATTACGGCGAATCGGGCGAGCGCATCGAACTGCGGCCGTCCACGCGGTCGATGCTCGTCGCCTATCGGGCGGCCGCGCCGGAGCGGGACCGCGCGGCGCTCACCCGCGGCGACGAGCGCCTCGAAGGCATCGCGGAAAGCCCCGAAGTCGCGCGGCGCAACGCTGTAGTGTATCGTCGCTCGGAGCGCGCCGCCGCCGCAATGGAAGCCTTCTCGAATCGGCTCCGCTCGAGCGGAGGCGTCCGCTACGTCGCGCCCGTCTACTATCGCGGCGCCCAGCCGGTGCTCGTCACCGACGAGTTCATCGCGGAGTTCAAGCCCGAGGTCACCCCCGCGCAGCGGGATTCGCTCCATGCCGCCCAAGGCGTCACCGTCGTGCAGCCACTCGCCGTCGCGCCGAACACGTTCCTGCTTCGCGTGAACCAGCCCGGCCCGCGTGGATCGCTCAACGTGGCGAACGCGTATTTTGAAAGCGGACTCGTCCGCTACGCACAGCCGAATCTCATCAAGACTCACACGCGCCGCGCCGCGCCCAACGATCCCTTTTTCCCGCAACAGTGGCACCTCACGCGGATTCAAGCCGAGCAGGCCTGGGACATCACCCGCGGCGATCCATCTGTCGTGATCGCCGTGATCGACGACGGCCTCGACATCGATCACGAAGACATCGCGCGCCCCGGCAAAATCGTTTCGCCGCTCGACATCATCGGCGGCGACAATGACCCGCGTCCCGCGCCGGGCGACGGCCACGGAACCAGCGTCGCCGGTGTCGCCGCCGCCAACAGTGAGAACTCCGTGGGCGTCAGCGGTATCGCGCCCGAGTGCAGCCTCATGCCGATCCGGCTCATCACCGGCGCCGCCATTACAGACGCTCAGGAAGCTTCCGCCTTCGATCATGCCGTCACCAACGGCGCGGCCGTGATCAGCAATAGCTGGGGACCCACCGACGGCGGCGGCGCGGCGCCTCTTCCCGCGGTAGTCGGACGCGCCTTCGACCGCGCCCTCGCCAACGGCCGCGGCGGCTTGGGGACCGTCATCCTCTTCGCCTCCGGCAACGGCAACGAATCGATCTCGGCCGCCGCCACGCTCGACGGTTACTCCTCCGACAACCGCGTGATCGCCGTCGCCGCCGTGCACGATCAGAACCAGCGCTCCGGCTATAGCGACTTCGGCATTGATGTCGACGTCTGCGCCCCCAGCGACGGCACCTCCGCTGTGCCCATCTTCTGGATCACGCAGAACGGAATGCCGCCCGACGGCAGCACGCTCGGCATCACCACCATCGATCTCACCGGCGCCGACGGGTTCAACCCGCCTCCGGCAGGTCTGGACCCCGAGCCCATCGCCGACCCCAACTACACCGGCCTGTTCGGCGGCACCTCCTCGGCGTGCCCGCTGGCGGCCGGCGTGGTCGCCCTGATGCTCACTATCGCGCCCGATCTCACCCGGGACCAGGTGCAGTTCATACTCGAAGCCACTTCCGACAAGGTCGACTTCGCCAACACCGATCCGGTGGGAAGCTACCAGCCGAACGGCCACAGCCAGTTCTACGGCTTCGGGCGGGTCAACGCGTTCAACGCCGTGCGCTGCTCGCGCTCCCTGGTCAGCCAGCGCGACTTCGTCGAAGCCATCCCCGTCACCCTGCGCCGCGTGCCCGGTACGGACCGCTTCGTCTCCGACGTGACGATCGAAACCATTGACGCGCGCCGACGTCAGCCCGCCACGCCAGCGACCCTCTTCATCCGCGGCGGCGCCGACGGCTTCCTGCGCGCCGAAGCGCAAGGCGCGGTCGACGAAGTGGAGGTGGATTGA